One segment of Erigeron canadensis isolate Cc75 chromosome 2, C_canadensis_v1, whole genome shotgun sequence DNA contains the following:
- the LOC122587791 gene encoding uncharacterized protein LOC122587791: MEAGELRFLQLHELDELRLQAYDNSRLYKKRTKVWHDRKLRMKDFKVGDKVLLFLSKYKFKQPKLTSRWTGPFVIKHVYPTGYVELFRSNGTSFIVNGQRLKVYHEEEDVMGVVVGSMSDCRNEST; this comes from the coding sequence ATGGAGGCGGGTGAGTTGAGGTTTTTACAACTGCATGAACTTGATGAACTTCGATTGCAAGCTTATGACAATTCTAGGCTCTATAAGAAGAGGACTAAAGTTTGGCATGATCGTAAGCTTCGGATGAAAGATTTTAAGGTTGGtgataaagtgttgttgttCCTTTCTAAGTACAAGTTtaaacaacctaaattgaccTCTAGATGGACTGGACCGTTTGTTATTAAACATGTTTATCCTACGGGGTATGTGGAATTATTTAGGTCGAATGGAACGTCATTTATAGTTAATGGTCAAAGATTAAAAGTGTATCATGAAGAAGAGGATGTGATGGGAGTTGTAGTGGGTTCAATGAGTGATTGTAGGAATGAGTCTACCTAA